The following coding sequences are from one Clostridioides difficile ATCC 9689 = DSM 1296 window:
- the lepB gene encoding signal peptidase I — MGEAVKKEVVEWIKVIVIALVLAFAITRFIVPTIVKGESMYPTLVERDYLIVNRIAYKVGEPKYKDIIVFKTDLTEENGKKKDLVKRVIGVPGDHVKIQDSKVYVNDKLLDETSYIHNNRTDGDIDIVVPEGKLFAMGDNREKSLDSRYDEVGLVDEHTILGKVLVRLYPFSKIGTID; from the coding sequence GTGGGTGAAGCAGTTAAAAAAGAAGTTGTAGAATGGATAAAAGTGATTGTCATAGCTCTTGTTTTGGCATTTGCAATAACTCGTTTTATAGTGCCAACAATAGTCAAAGGAGAATCAATGTATCCTACATTAGTTGAACGTGATTATTTGATAGTTAACAGAATTGCGTACAAGGTAGGAGAGCCAAAATACAAAGATATAATAGTATTCAAAACCGACTTAACAGAGGAAAATGGAAAGAAAAAAGATTTAGTAAAAAGAGTTATCGGGGTTCCTGGTGACCATGTAAAAATACAAGACTCCAAGGTATATGTAAATGATAAGTTGTTAGATGAGACTTCCTATATACATAATAATCGTACTGATGGAGATATTGATATCGTAGTTCCAGAAGGAAAATTATTTGCAATGGGAGATAATAGAGAAAAAAGTTTAGATAGTAGATACGATGAGGTTGGATTGGTCGACGAGCATACCATTTTAGGAAAGGTTCTAGTCAGATTGTATCCATTTTCTAAGATAGGAACTATTGACTAA
- the lepB gene encoding signal peptidase I, translating into MNETIKEEIVEWIKIIITALFFAFIITRFIKPTLVNGESMYPTLKSHDYLVANRMTYKLSEPKCGDIMIFKTDLLQENGRKKELVKRVIGVPGDHLKIKDSKVYINGKLLNEVSYIHDNYTEGDIDMVIPKGKVFAMGDNREVSLDSRYKEVGLVDEENIKGKVILRVFPFTDIGIFE; encoded by the coding sequence ATGAATGAAACTATTAAAGAAGAGATTGTAGAGTGGATAAAAATAATTATTACTGCACTTTTTTTTGCATTTATTATAACTCGTTTTATAAAACCAACATTAGTAAATGGAGAATCAATGTACCCAACACTTAAATCACATGATTATTTGGTAGCAAACAGGATGACATATAAGTTATCAGAACCAAAATGTGGAGATATAATGATATTTAAGACTGATTTATTACAAGAGAATGGAAGGAAAAAAGAGCTTGTAAAAAGGGTTATAGGTGTTCCTGGTGACCATCTAAAAATTAAGGATTCTAAGGTTTATATAAATGGTAAGTTATTAAATGAAGTTTCATATATACATGATAATTATACTGAAGGTGATATTGATATGGTGATTCCTAAGGGAAAAGTATTTGCGATGGGAGACAATAGAGAAGTTAGTTTAGACAGTAGATATAAAGAAGTGGGATTAGTAGATGAAGAAAATATTAAAGGAAAAGTTATTTTAAGAGTATTTCCTTTTACAGATATAGGTATTTTTGAGTAG
- the glsA gene encoding glutaminase A: protein MNTLDETLLKEIISSNKKYTNYGQVASYIPELKNARRNDLGICIIDSENNLYSAGNCSTKFTIQSISKPIVLAMALMDNDWEDVFSNVGMEPSGDPFNSIMKLEINDTKKPCNPMINAGAIVTTSLINGSCLEEKEERMLSFFRKLAKNDNIGINYDVYKSEKMTGDRNRAMAYLLKSDGFIRGNVEDVLDLYFKQCSIEIDSVDLARIGINLANYGVDIENGEHLMSEMVSRIVKTFMMTCGMYDASGEFAIKVGIPAKSGVGGGIMASVPGRMGIGVYGPALDKKGNSVAGVKVLEELSNKLKLNIF from the coding sequence ATGAATACGTTAGATGAGACATTATTAAAAGAAATTATAAGTTCTAATAAGAAGTATACTAATTATGGACAAGTCGCTAGTTACATACCAGAATTAAAAAACGCTAGAAGAAATGATTTAGGAATTTGTATCATAGATAGCGAAAATAATCTTTATAGTGCTGGAAACTGTAGCACAAAGTTTACTATACAAAGTATTTCAAAACCAATTGTGCTTGCTATGGCACTTATGGATAATGATTGGGAAGACGTTTTTTCAAACGTTGGAATGGAGCCAAGTGGGGACCCATTTAATTCAATAATGAAACTTGAAATTAATGACACAAAAAAACCCTGTAATCCAATGATAAATGCAGGGGCTATAGTAACCACTTCCCTTATAAATGGGAGTTGTTTAGAAGAAAAAGAAGAAAGAATGCTTAGTTTCTTTAGAAAGTTAGCAAAAAATGATAATATAGGAATAAACTATGATGTCTATAAGTCTGAAAAAATGACTGGAGATAGAAACAGAGCTATGGCTTACTTATTGAAAAGTGATGGATTTATCAGAGGGAATGTAGAAGATGTTCTAGACCTTTATTTTAAACAATGCTCAATTGAGATAGATTCTGTAGATTTAGCGAGAATTGGAATAAATCTTGCAAATTATGGAGTAGATATAGAAAATGGTGAGCATTTAATGAGTGAAATGGTTTCTAGGATTGTCAAGACATTTATGATGACTTGTGGAATGTATGATGCTTCTGGGGAATTTGCTATTAAAGTTGGCATTCCTGCAAAATCTGGAGTTGGGGGTGGTATAATGGCTTCTGTGCCGGGACGCATGGGGATTGGTGTTTATGGACCTGCGCTTGACAAAAAAGGTAACAGCGTCGCAGGAGTTAAAGTTTTAGAGGAGTTGTCAAATAAACTCAAATTAAATATTTTTTAA
- a CDS encoding nucleoside kinase, translated as MKKINLKIEGKDKEYSLEENSPGIRLGDIAKEFCDEHKGYITLAVVDNKLKELNCRVKKDCEINFLDTTNEDGERVYFRVMSFIFVMACREIFWDSRVTIEHSLSDGLYCEVHIDRKLKEADVENIKNKMKEIVNNDYVIEKIEVTRNEAISIFENNEMYEKAELLKYKEYDSAKVYKCRNYIDHFYGYMLPSTGYIKSFDIKLYNGGVIILGPSEEDKTLPMKFVPQPKLSSVYYEAEEWSRLMGIDKVVSLNKIIENNEYGDIIRTFEALHEKKLSQIADMIKDGNKRVVLIAAPSSSGKTSFAHRLSIHLRVNNLNPISISLDDYFIDRKHTPLDEYGNYDFESIYAIDLEKFNLDLKKLLAGEEIDDIRFNFKEGKREYTGKKIKIDSNQPIILEGIHGLNPILTSSIPDEDKFKIYISALTQINLDDHNRIPTADLRMIRRIVRDYNFRGYSADNTILQWASVRRGEKKNIFPYQEEADAIFNSACVYELAVLKRFAKPLLEEIKEDNPAHIEATRLLKFLQYFVELDDTSDIPGISILREFIGGSKIVD; from the coding sequence GTGAAAAAAATAAACTTAAAAATAGAAGGAAAAGATAAGGAATATTCATTAGAAGAAAATTCCCCTGGAATCAGATTGGGAGATATAGCAAAAGAATTTTGTGATGAGCATAAGGGTTATATAACACTTGCAGTTGTAGACAATAAACTAAAAGAGCTAAATTGTAGAGTTAAGAAGGATTGTGAGATAAATTTTTTAGATACTACTAATGAAGATGGAGAGAGAGTTTACTTTAGAGTCATGTCATTTATATTTGTAATGGCATGTAGAGAAATCTTTTGGGATAGCAGAGTTACAATAGAACATTCACTATCAGATGGGCTATATTGTGAAGTTCATATAGATAGAAAGCTTAAAGAAGCAGATGTTGAAAATATAAAAAACAAGATGAAAGAGATAGTAAACAACGATTATGTTATAGAAAAAATTGAAGTTACAAGAAATGAAGCTATTTCTATCTTTGAAAATAATGAAATGTATGAAAAGGCAGAGCTTTTGAAATACAAAGAGTATGATAGTGCTAAAGTATATAAGTGTAGAAACTATATAGACCATTTTTATGGTTATATGTTGCCATCAACTGGTTATATAAAATCATTTGATATTAAGCTTTATAATGGAGGCGTTATAATTTTAGGACCTAGTGAAGAAGATAAGACTCTTCCTATGAAATTTGTACCTCAACCTAAGCTATCAAGTGTATATTATGAAGCAGAAGAATGGTCAAGACTTATGGGAATTGACAAGGTAGTATCTCTTAATAAAATAATAGAAAACAATGAATATGGAGATATAATAAGGACATTTGAAGCATTGCATGAAAAGAAGTTATCCCAAATAGCGGATATGATAAAGGATGGCAATAAGAGAGTAGTTTTAATAGCAGCTCCATCTTCATCTGGAAAAACAAGTTTTGCTCACAGATTATCAATACATCTTAGAGTAAATAATTTAAATCCTATTTCAATTTCTTTAGATGATTATTTTATAGATAGAAAACATACTCCTTTAGATGAATATGGAAATTATGATTTTGAATCAATTTATGCAATAGATTTAGAGAAGTTTAACTTAGACTTAAAGAAACTTTTAGCTGGTGAAGAAATTGATGATATAAGATTCAATTTTAAAGAAGGTAAGAGAGAATACACTGGTAAAAAGATAAAGATAGATTCAAATCAGCCAATTATATTAGAAGGTATACATGGGCTAAATCCTATTTTAACATCATCTATACCAGATGAAGATAAATTTAAGATATACATAAGTGCCCTTACTCAAATAAATTTGGATGACCATAATCGAATCCCTACTGCTGATTTGAGAATGATAAGAAGAATTGTTAGAGACTATAATTTTAGAGGATATAGTGCTGATAATACTATTTTACAATGGGCATCAGTTAGAAGAGGAGAAAAGAAGAATATATTCCCGTACCAAGAGGAGGCAGATGCTATATTTAACTCTGCTTGTGTATATGAATTGGCAGTTTTAAAACGATTTGCGAAACCTTTGTTGGAAGAGATAAAGGAAGATAATCCTGCACATATTGAAGCTACTAGATTACTAAAGTTTTTGCAGTATTTTGTTGAATTGGACGATACTTCTGACATACCAGGTATTTCAATTCTTAGGGAATTTATTGGAGGAAGTAAAATAGTTGATTAA
- a CDS encoding sugar phosphate isomerase/epimerase family protein — protein MAVGIASLLFNIEEALNICESIKQITHLEIGIDNISECSELCKYKDRISKLGLSIGIHLPMELNTCENIEYIRDSWINFIEKIEFELKGFDLRYFNLHLGYVMTNRVRKNRDKYLGNSVDFLDKLNTNSYVCIENTYSKGGDFSNIGNISYDFEYIFKRIKNSKICFCYDTGHCLIDEDAYVKNLKDKIRLIHLSDNDGINDTHVGIGRGILSEEGIKEVLTLDAEYLVLEINYEDIEDTISKLNNIVGEG, from the coding sequence ATGGCAGTTGGTATAGCGTCCTTATTGTTTAATATTGAGGAGGCTTTAAACATTTGTGAGAGTATAAAGCAAATAACTCATTTAGAGATTGGAATTGACAATATATCTGAATGTAGTGAGTTATGTAAATATAAAGACAGAATTTCTAAGTTAGGATTATCTATAGGGATACATTTGCCTATGGAATTAAATACTTGCGAAAACATAGAGTATATACGAGATTCATGGATAAATTTTATTGAGAAGATAGAATTTGAACTAAAAGGATTTGATTTAAGGTATTTTAACCTTCATTTGGGATATGTTATGACAAATAGAGTTAGAAAGAATAGAGACAAATATTTAGGAAATAGTGTGGATTTTTTAGATAAATTAAATACAAATTCATATGTATGTATAGAGAATACTTATTCAAAAGGTGGGGATTTTTCAAATATTGGAAATATATCTTATGATTTTGAATATATATTTAAGAGGATTAAAAATTCTAAGATTTGTTTTTGTTACGATACTGGACACTGTTTAATTGATGAGGATGCTTATGTAAAGAACTTAAAGGATAAAATAAGACTGATACACTTAAGTGATAATGATGGTATCAATGATACACATGTTGGTATAGGAAGAGGAATTTTATCTGAAGAGGGGATTAAAGAGGTCTTAACATTAGATGCAGAATATTTAGTATTAGAAATAAATTACGAAGACATTGAAGATACTATAAGTAAATTGAATAATATTGTAGGAGAGGGTTAA
- a CDS encoding deoxyribonuclease IV, which produces MIKLGTHLSIAKGFANAAETAVYIGANTFQFFSRNPRGGNAKEFDEKDIIKFQEIRKENNFAPLLAHAPYTMNLGGTKDDVYEFATRVIDEDIRRMDSLGIEYMCFHPGSHVGGGVDFGIDRIVKGLNNAIKGDENITILLETMSGKGTEIGFKFEQLKSIIDKIEHKEKIGVCLDTCHIFSAGYDIVNDLDGVLEEFDKVIGIERLKTVHLNDSMMPFGDKKDRHAPIGEGKIGLKALIDFMEHPSLKHLPFFLETPFDDEGHKRELKMIKEILSSK; this is translated from the coding sequence ATGATTAAATTAGGAACACATCTTTCAATAGCAAAAGGATTTGCTAATGCGGCTGAGACAGCTGTATATATTGGTGCAAATACATTTCAATTTTTTAGTAGAAATCCAAGAGGAGGAAATGCTAAAGAATTTGATGAAAAAGATATAATTAAATTTCAAGAAATTAGAAAAGAAAATAATTTTGCACCACTGCTTGCACATGCACCATATACTATGAATCTGGGTGGTACAAAGGATGATGTATACGAATTTGCAACAAGGGTGATAGATGAGGATATAAGAAGGATGGACTCATTAGGAATTGAATACATGTGTTTTCATCCTGGAAGTCATGTAGGTGGTGGTGTAGATTTTGGCATAGATAGAATAGTAAAAGGATTGAACAATGCCATAAAGGGTGATGAAAATATAACTATACTTCTTGAAACTATGTCGGGAAAGGGAACTGAAATAGGTTTTAAATTTGAGCAATTAAAAAGTATAATAGACAAAATTGAGCATAAAGAAAAAATAGGTGTGTGTCTTGATACATGTCATATTTTTTCAGCTGGTTATGATATAGTGAATGATTTAGATGGGGTTTTGGAAGAATTTGATAAGGTTATAGGCATAGAAAGATTGAAAACTGTCCATCTAAATGATAGTATGATGCCATTTGGAGACAAAAAAGACAGACATGCTCCTATAGGGGAAGGAAAGATAGGATTAAAAGCATTAATTGATTTTATGGAACATCCTAGTCTAAAACATTTACCATTTTTCTTAGAAACTCCTTTTGATGATGAAGGTCACAAGAGAGAGCTTAAAATGATAAAAGAAATACTATCTAGTAAATAA
- a CDS encoding ArsR/SmtB family transcription factor, which yields MKEVLVLRDLECIKAIAHPRRIDILKAFDKSPLSAKQLSQLLEEPHAKINYHIKMLYKVGILELVEEKIKSGIVEKYYYPSAKNVVIGNRILNFSLDNGEEKEELYISKFENMSEVFYKAAEEDVLENENIVDYHDISLTHDELVELSDTMKSKIDEILNKRQHNVEGSKYDIAMVIVPTLEEECPS from the coding sequence ATGAAAGAGGTATTGGTATTACGAGATTTGGAGTGCATAAAGGCTATTGCGCATCCACGTAGAATAGATATTCTAAAAGCATTTGACAAATCGCCATTGTCAGCAAAACAATTATCTCAATTATTGGAAGAACCTCATGCAAAAATAAACTACCATATAAAAATGTTATACAAAGTTGGTATTTTAGAATTAGTTGAGGAAAAAATAAAGTCGGGGATTGTGGAAAAGTACTATTATCCAAGTGCAAAAAATGTGGTTATAGGGAATAGGATACTTAATTTTTCTTTAGACAATGGGGAAGAAAAAGAAGAATTGTACATATCAAAATTTGAAAATATGAGTGAAGTTTTTTATAAGGCAGCAGAGGAAGATGTTTTAGAAAATGAAAATATAGTTGATTATCATGATATTTCTCTTACTCATGATGAATTAGTTGAACTTAGTGACACTATGAAGTCAAAGATAGATGAAATTTTAAATAAAAGACAACACAATGTTGAAGGTTCTAAGTATGATATAGCTATGGTTATAGTTCCTACTCTTGAGGAGGAATGTCCTAGTTAG